GGGCTGGGGTGTGTACATTGCGGCTCTTACCGAGCCGGATGCCATGTCTGCACTGAAACTCACGTTATTGGTTGCGGCGATTACCGTGCCGCTGAATACGATATTTGGTGTGGCCGCTGCATGGGTCATTACCAAATTCCAGTTCAAGGGCAAGGGACTTATGATCACCCTGATTGATCTTCCTTTTTCAATTTCGCCTGTGGTGGGCGGGTTGATTTTTGTATTGGTCTTTGGTTCGAATGGGTGGTTTGGGCCGTGGCTGTCCGAACATGATATCAAAATCATTTTTGCGCTGCCAGGCATTGTCATTGCAACGTTGTTTATTACCTTCCCCTTTGTAGCCAGGGAGTTGATTCCATTAATGGAGGACCAGGGAACCCGGGAAGAGGAAGCGGCGGTTACGCTGGGTGCTTCCGGGTGGCGGATCTTCTGGAGTGTAACCTTGCCCAACATCAAATGGGGGCTGCTGTACGGCATTATTCTGTGTAATGCTCGTGCTATGGGTGAGTTCGGAGCAGTATCTGTGGTGTCCGGACATATCCGCGGGGAGACCAATACGTTACCACTTCATGTGGAGATTTTGTATAACGAATATCAATTTTCGGCTTCGTTTGCCGTAGCTTCCCTGCTCCTGATTCTGGCTCTCGCCACGTTGCTGCTCAAGAGTTGGCTTGGACACAAAGCCGTTTCAGAAAAGTGATGATGAGAAGAAGAAAATACAGATTGACAGCTACTGGAAGCCCTGCTAATGTATAAACCAAGTATATAGGTTGGATAAGAATGAATTATAAATCCGTTGGATGACAGCGTACTTAGGAATATGGCGGGCAATAGCCCGAGAAGAGGAGGCGGCTCTATGGCTAAGCCGTTAAAAGTGGATGAGGTATGGTTGGACCGAATTGCCGGACAGCTGAATGACATGGAGTTTGGTTCATTGCATATCGTGGTGCACGAAGGTCAGATTGTGCAGATGGAGCGGACCGAACGCAAGCGTTTTGAAAACACGCCCTCAGGCAGCGCCTCCAAATCCGGAAGCACGGCACGAAGCAGTTCAGCCCGTTCACTACGCGGATCAAATGCGAGTGCGAAGGGATAGAGAGTGACGTGAAGGAAGCGAAGATAGGTGCATAAAAACACATGTAAAATCCAGAAACTCATGGGAAATGCATAATGTATGTTCCAAACCGTTATATCTATTGTGCGCGACTTGTCTCCACATGCTCCTTATACCAATGATTCGCTTCAAGCAGCACCTGTTGCCCACCTGCATCCATGAATTCTTCCACAAAGGTATCGAAATACCCCACAGGCTGATCGCCAGTGATGATGGAGATGTACGCTCTGTCTCTCATGCGAATCAATTCAGATGAATATTGAATCAGGGCAGGGGTTGCAACCTCCAGGCGATTATAGATACCATTCTCCGTCAACCCTGCAGATGCAGCCCACTGTTCACGTTTGTCCGAGGGTGTACCTGGAACCGTCATACCGATACTTGAGCCGATCATATTAATATAATTCTCCATTCTGTTGTATGGGTAAAGTAAATGGAACGAGTTTGAATCTTCAGCGCTCCAATTCCAGTGTTTTCCTGGAAGGCCATACTCCATTTTGATCTGCTCCTCCGGATCGGGGTTGGCACTTACATAATCGAGTATCTCCAAAATTTTCTCCAGTTTTCCCGGCTCCTTCGCAGCCTCAGCACCTATAGCAATAAAATTCATCAGCAGATTGTTCCCTTTTGAACCGCTATGTCCATCAGGACCAATAACAGGAGAACCAAATACAACCTCTGCAGTTACGTTCTTCTGTAACAGCTCATTAACATTGAACGAGGCTCCCACAGGGGTTTCTTGGCCATTTTCATTAAGGACACTGTAGTCTCCCTCTTGATTCCAATGATAATAGTTGCCCATCGAGGTCATCCCAATTTTTCCATTAATAAAAGTATGGGATAGATGTTTATAACCACCCTTATTTTCGCCGGTTATAAACTCGGGGTCGATAATCCCGTCCTGATACCACTTTTGCATATAAGTTAGGGCTTTTTTCATCTCCGGCTCCAAAGCGCCGATCACGAGTTGGTTGTTTTTTTCAT
This Paenibacillus xylanexedens DNA region includes the following protein-coding sequences:
- the cysW gene encoding sulfate ABC transporter permease subunit CysW, whose protein sequence is MAGSVPLSPVPPVRAGRGTNRATTEAPWVKWLLIGLASLVLIWLLILPLAIVLMEALKQGWGVYIAALTEPDAMSALKLTLLVAAITVPLNTIFGVAAAWVITKFQFKGKGLMITLIDLPFSISPVVGGLIFVLVFGSNGWFGPWLSEHDIKIIFALPGIVIATLFITFPFVARELIPLMEDQGTREEEAAVTLGASGWRIFWSVTLPNIKWGLLYGIILCNARAMGEFGAVSVVSGHIRGETNTLPLHVEILYNEYQFSASFAVASLLLILALATLLLKSWLGHKAVSEK
- a CDS encoding YezD family protein, which encodes MAKPLKVDEVWLDRIAGQLNDMEFGSLHIVVHEGQIVQMERTERKRFENTPSGSASKSGSTARSSSARSLRGSNASAKG
- a CDS encoding extracellular solute-binding protein, translated to MNLNLSRQICLYSAMLLLLVFTSGCTSLGRETAQVQQQDHLASPEKDTAPQYTISWTMHQNIPVPEDAEMIAYIEDRFDVDLEVWNLENKRYEELLDLELAQGKIPDLFRIRQPHDLLKYQMQGVLAEISPEVLEQYAPNIVQRIRDYDSRYLEYGKINGSLYGIPAINQTNIYRTPVVYREDWLKQLGLEVPKTLDEFETVMYAFAKGDPDGNGKQDTYGLSREGLNVVFGAFGQTVFTEQLYFNEKNNQLVIGALEPEMKKALTYMQKWYQDGIIDPEFITGENKGGYKHLSHTFINGKIGMTSMGNYYHWNQEGDYSVLNENGQETPVGASFNVNELLQKNVTAEVVFGSPVIGPDGHSGSKGNNLLMNFIAIGAEAAKEPGKLEKILEILDYVSANPDPEEQIKMEYGLPGKHWNWSAEDSNSFHLLYPYNRMENYINMIGSSIGMTVPGTPSDKREQWAASAGLTENGIYNRLEVATPALIQYSSELIRMRDRAYISIITGDQPVGYFDTFVEEFMDAGGQQVLLEANHWYKEHVETSRAQ